The proteins below come from a single Leptospira ellinghausenii genomic window:
- a CDS encoding YbaB/EbfC family nucleoid-associated protein, whose protein sequence is MFGGAGGNKFDMLKQMKKMRSQVKTMEKELAGLNFVGISKNKLLSVTLDGKFQMKSIQIEDELLEKKDKNLLERSIQEAYTKALQDAQAGAAKQMQAMGGFPGLGM, encoded by the coding sequence ATGTTCGGTGGAGCAGGTGGAAACAAGTTTGATATGCTCAAACAGATGAAAAAAATGCGTTCGCAAGTGAAAACCATGGAAAAGGAACTTGCTGGCCTAAATTTTGTAGGAATTTCTAAAAATAAACTTCTATCCGTCACTTTGGATGGTAAATTCCAAATGAAATCGATCCAAATTGAAGATGAATTATTGGAAAAAAAGGATAAAAATCTTCTCGAACGTTCCATCCAAGAAGCCTACACAAAAGCATTACAAGATGCACAGGCTGGGGCAGCAAAACAAATGCAAGCGATGGGTGGATTTCCAGGGCTTGGGATGTAA
- a CDS encoding cyclic nucleotide-binding domain-containing protein encodes MIHPNSPYKRIWDLFVFICITYFAVEVPLRLVFPHKLSAGVTHFERGIQIIFGIDLILNFFTAILKDRLLIQNKKIVAKTYLKSWFLIDFLSAFPFDIFGGFFFEYFGVTDSLKILRLLRSVRVFELFKSLRMLALGAESEDRFKLLDVINPMTFRLIFFVYWTSLFAHWVACGWIHLTPEFLPDKDMTTRYIRSLYWSVTTLTTIGYGDITPTTNPQTIYTMGVMILGVGIYGYVIGNISTLLSNLDISRVTFQEKLNTINSFIKYKKLPPHLANRIRSYYINLWENKHGIDEKEIWDQLPSGIKIDVSMFLHNHLISVVPFFKHAPEELKREVVLELKPAYYMKGDVIFREGDVPHNMYFLSKGHVEVIKEKSGELLATLNSGSFFGEMSLIDDSLRTATIKAGSYCDVYTLSREAFAEILKHHPSFAVHIQAIAAERKKHQSSFEPKN; translated from the coding sequence ATGATCCATCCAAATTCTCCCTACAAACGAATCTGGGATCTTTTTGTCTTTATTTGTATCACGTACTTTGCTGTAGAAGTGCCTCTCCGACTTGTTTTCCCTCATAAACTTTCAGCTGGTGTCACCCATTTTGAACGAGGGATCCAAATCATTTTTGGAATCGACCTAATTCTCAATTTTTTTACAGCGATTTTGAAAGACAGACTTCTCATCCAAAACAAAAAAATAGTAGCCAAAACGTATTTAAAATCATGGTTTCTCATCGATTTTTTATCTGCTTTTCCCTTTGATATATTTGGTGGATTTTTTTTCGAATACTTCGGTGTCACAGATAGTTTAAAAATTCTTAGATTGTTACGATCAGTTAGAGTCTTTGAGCTCTTTAAATCCTTACGTATGTTAGCTCTTGGTGCTGAATCTGAAGATCGTTTCAAATTATTGGATGTGATCAATCCAATGACATTTCGTTTGATTTTTTTTGTGTATTGGACTTCCCTTTTTGCGCATTGGGTCGCGTGTGGTTGGATCCATTTGACTCCTGAGTTTTTACCGGATAAAGATATGACAACACGTTATATCCGTTCTTTGTACTGGTCGGTTACAACTCTTACAACCATTGGTTATGGGGATATCACCCCCACTACAAACCCACAAACAATTTATACAATGGGTGTGATGATTTTAGGTGTTGGTATTTATGGATATGTGATTGGTAATATTTCCACATTATTATCGAATTTGGATATTTCCCGTGTCACTTTCCAAGAAAAATTAAATACAATTAACTCCTTCATTAAATACAAAAAATTACCTCCTCATTTAGCAAATAGGATCAGATCCTACTACATCAATCTCTGGGAAAACAAACACGGAATTGATGAAAAAGAAATCTGGGACCAACTTCCATCGGGAATCAAAATTGATGTATCTATGTTTTTACACAACCATCTGATTTCTGTGGTTCCATTTTTTAAACATGCACCAGAAGAATTAAAACGAGAAGTCGTTCTCGAATTAAAACCTGCTTATTATATGAAAGGAGATGTGATTTTCCGTGAAGGTGATGTCCCTCATAATATGTATTTTTTATCCAAAGGCCATGTCGAAGTGATCAAAGAAAAGTCAGGAGAACTACTCGCAACTTTAAATTCGGGATCATTTTTTGGTGAGATGAGTTTGATTGACGATTCTTTGCGTACAGCAACGATCAAAGCAGGTTCTTATTGTGATGTCTACACTCTTAGTCGGGAAGCATTTGCCGAAATTTTAAAACACCATCCAAGTTTTGCAGTTCATATTCAAGCAATTGCTGCTGAACGAAAAAAACACCAATCGAGTTTCGAACCAAAAAATTAA
- a CDS encoding ParA family protein, whose amino-acid sequence MKVISVSNIKGGSGKSTTAAHLACALARRGKTLIVDMDMQGDLTDFSLPDLDLSALDESNVMSVLLGMKKISDCIRKTKHFDVLPSTLSLAKLTKYNPDSTSLCLQFKRSLEEIRKNYQFVVIDTPGSAKHELTTAIYNSELILIPVTPSKWTIRAVNLLLDEITQTETVFSQKKKIAFVPSWFGPSKKHRELLEKLKAIEEIPTLGEIPKSESIKAKTEKQESLKKDTNAWYAFDRLADETIALVDPDNSISQIRL is encoded by the coding sequence ATGAAGGTGATTTCAGTTTCCAATATCAAAGGGGGAAGTGGTAAATCCACGACGGCTGCCCACTTGGCTTGTGCTTTAGCAAGAAGAGGGAAAACGCTCATTGTTGATATGGATATGCAAGGGGATTTAACAGACTTTTCTTTGCCTGATTTGGATTTATCTGCCTTAGATGAATCGAATGTCATGAGTGTCCTTCTCGGAATGAAAAAAATTTCCGACTGCATTCGAAAAACCAAACACTTCGATGTTTTACCTTCCACACTCAGTTTAGCAAAACTCACAAAATACAATCCTGATTCCACAAGTTTGTGCCTTCAGTTCAAACGTTCTTTAGAAGAAATACGTAAAAATTACCAATTTGTTGTGATTGATACTCCGGGTTCCGCAAAACATGAGCTTACAACTGCGATTTATAATTCGGAACTCATTTTAATTCCCGTCACACCCAGTAAATGGACCATTCGGGCCGTTAATCTTTTGTTAGATGAAATCACACAAACAGAAACTGTTTTTAGCCAAAAGAAAAAAATTGCCTTTGTTCCTTCTTGGTTTGGACCTTCCAAAAAACATCGAGAACTATTAGAAAAATTAAAAGCTATTGAAGAAATTCCCACTTTAGGGGAAATTCCAAAATCAGAATCCATAAAGGCAAAAACGGAAAAACAAGAATCTTTAAAAAAGGATACAAATGCTTGGTATGCGTTTGACCGTTTGGCAGATGAAACCATTGCCCTTGTAGACCCGGATAATTCGATTTCCCAAATTCGATTGTAA
- a CDS encoding YopX family protein encodes MAFTIRFRVWDKQEKEFTQKGFSLTLDGKLLKFGQPIPNEDNYVINCFTGLKDKYDKELYEEDIIEHTVAKGGNLTQHTGIIRYNHEHGAFYLENGPPLLQLFSIRKVGNPYENPILYDLYLKSKS; translated from the coding sequence ATGGCATTCACAATTCGATTCCGAGTATGGGACAAACAAGAGAAAGAATTCACCCAAAAAGGATTTTCATTAACCTTAGATGGAAAATTACTAAAATTTGGGCAACCCATTCCAAACGAAGATAATTATGTGATTAATTGTTTCACAGGCTTAAAAGATAAGTATGACAAAGAATTATATGAAGAAGACATCATTGAGCATACAGTTGCCAAAGGCGGAAACTTAACTCAACATACAGGCATTATACGATACAATCACGAACACGGTGCATTTTATTTAGAAAACGGGCCGCCACTCTTGCAATTATTCTCCATTCGAAAAGTTGGTAATCCTTATGAAAATCCGATTCTGTATGATCTGTATTTAAAAAGTAAATCTTGA
- a CDS encoding AMP-dependent synthetase/ligase, whose protein sequence is MKNFTTLNDVFYYAKRTYGSKEMFFAKDNAKNFKGRTFSDIFHEAENLALSLLQMGLQPGDRIGLMADNRTEWAIADIATLLNGAVNVPRGSDSTAQEIEYILSHSESKYCFVEHEKLYDMLKPIFSNTKVEKVIILDPNFVSKDSFAISLPTLIKEGESLRKNLPSLELRSKQVKPDDLFTIIYTSGTTGMPKGVMLTHQNMVYNVVKVPPRVGLRSSDRTLSILPVWHIFERAIDYAIIAEGASIAYTNIRDLRDDFQKIKPSFMASAPRLWENLYLGIKQKLEKAPENKKKLFDFAYDICKKFKDGQDYLAGNKLLTKEESPFERMKNTTVSIGYVLNLFLLAKVLDGLVFSKIRDVLGGQLIGTISGGGALPSHVDEFFNVIGIPVYEGYGMTECAPIISVRSVGHVVQGSVGKWPDGTVVKIVNEQGESVPKGKMGVIHIKGPQVMKGYYKNEEATKKAIVDGWMNTGDLGFISFNDTLSVRGRVKDTIVLLGGENVEPVPIENLLLENAMINQVIVVGQDQKSLTALIWPDKDRMKEAGLQWKDGEDLNQNKDVRLYYQNIVKKQISSENGFKSFEKLSDFRFLPKAMEVGDELTNLFKMKRNVIHDKYKDLIKSMYN, encoded by the coding sequence ATGAAAAATTTCACAACGCTGAATGATGTATTTTATTATGCCAAGAGAACCTATGGTTCTAAGGAGATGTTCTTTGCAAAAGACAATGCAAAAAATTTCAAAGGACGCACTTTTTCCGACATCTTTCACGAAGCAGAAAATTTAGCCTTATCCCTTTTACAAATGGGCTTACAACCTGGAGATCGTATCGGTCTTATGGCAGATAACCGAACCGAGTGGGCCATTGCAGACATTGCCACGCTTTTAAATGGAGCAGTCAATGTTCCGAGAGGATCGGACTCCACAGCACAGGAAATCGAATACATCTTAAGTCATTCCGAAAGTAAGTATTGTTTTGTAGAACACGAAAAACTTTACGACATGTTAAAACCAATATTTTCCAATACAAAAGTGGAAAAGGTAATCATCTTAGATCCAAACTTTGTCTCCAAAGATTCTTTTGCGATTAGTTTACCCACACTAATAAAAGAAGGTGAATCACTTCGAAAAAACCTCCCTTCATTAGAATTGCGTTCCAAACAAGTAAAACCAGATGATTTATTTACTATCATTTATACTTCCGGTACAACAGGAATGCCGAAGGGTGTGATGTTAACACACCAAAATATGGTGTACAATGTCGTAAAGGTTCCTCCACGAGTAGGCCTTAGGTCTTCTGACCGAACACTTTCCATCTTACCTGTTTGGCATATCTTTGAAAGAGCCATTGATTATGCGATCATTGCAGAAGGTGCCTCAATCGCGTATACTAACATTAGAGATCTACGTGATGATTTTCAAAAAATCAAACCAAGTTTTATGGCATCCGCTCCTAGACTTTGGGAAAACTTATACTTAGGTATCAAACAAAAATTAGAAAAAGCTCCAGAAAACAAAAAGAAACTTTTTGATTTTGCCTATGATATCTGTAAAAAATTCAAAGATGGTCAAGATTATTTAGCAGGAAATAAATTACTCACCAAAGAAGAGTCTCCATTTGAAAGGATGAAAAACACAACCGTCTCCATTGGTTATGTGCTCAATTTATTTTTACTTGCAAAAGTTCTGGATGGACTCGTATTTTCAAAAATTAGAGATGTTTTAGGTGGCCAATTGATTGGAACCATTTCTGGTGGAGGAGCCTTACCTTCCCATGTAGACGAGTTTTTTAATGTCATTGGAATCCCTGTTTATGAAGGGTATGGAATGACAGAATGTGCCCCCATCATCTCTGTTAGGTCTGTTGGACATGTTGTCCAAGGTTCTGTTGGAAAATGGCCGGATGGAACAGTAGTTAAAATAGTGAATGAACAAGGGGAATCTGTTCCCAAAGGGAAAATGGGTGTCATTCATATCAAAGGACCTCAAGTGATGAAGGGGTATTACAAAAACGAAGAAGCCACAAAAAAAGCCATCGTAGATGGTTGGATGAATACAGGTGACTTAGGTTTTATCTCATTTAATGATACACTTTCTGTTCGAGGAAGAGTGAAAGACACGATTGTATTACTTGGTGGTGAAAACGTAGAACCTGTTCCCATTGAAAATTTACTTTTAGAAAATGCGATGATCAACCAAGTGATTGTGGTAGGCCAAGACCAAAAATCCTTAACAGCTTTGATTTGGCCTGATAAGGACCGAATGAAGGAGGCCGGATTACAATGGAAAGATGGAGAAGACCTCAACCAAAATAAAGATGTTAGGTTGTATTACCAAAACATTGTTAAAAAACAAATCTCTTCTGAAAATGGATTCAAATCATTTGAAAAACTATCTGATTTTCGCTTTTTACCGAAAGCAATGGAAGTTGGTGATGAACTCACCAACCTTTTCAAAATGAAACGAAATGTCATCCATGACAAATACAAAGATCTCATCAAATCAATGTATAACTAA
- the pepN gene encoding aminopeptidase N: MTSSSVSTVHKIEDYSPCLWFTPKVHLRFDLDPHLTVVRADYEVKSNGTKISPLFLNGENLEFLSLRVNGRVVDPSEYKITDLGLELLEPPGEVFQLTVENRICPNQNTSLEGLYQSGSMLCTQNEPEGFRKIVYSIDRPDNMMQFTVTIAGDPSYFPVMLSNGNLKEEHPPVNGKRVVVWEDPYPKPTYLFALVAGELIETKDEFVTKSGRIVTLKIFVEKGNEEKVSFAFESLKQAMKWDEDTFGLEYDLDLFMIVAVEDFNMGAMENKGLNLFNAKLVLADKKSATDETFESIMAVIGHEYFHNWTGNRVTLRNWFNLTLKEGLTVFRDQWFTEDMTDPAVKRIKDILFLKEHQFPEDQGPMAHPIIPKSYTEMNNFYTVTVYEKGAEVIRLVSQILGREVFKKGLQDYLTRFDGQGVTFEEFISSMERAYGKPIPYIRNWYHRSGTPILNVKESFDQKNQEWVYQLKDYTDTNLPLVFVNSYAAFDSNGKLITENKRIQEGTLDEIRIKTPKDSESKPIVSFFRGMSSPVLLKSEMTKEEIRILAEHEPDGVSRFFSFQNLIFLWMSESLKDENKKENLTEVLEIIQSSFKKDWDKTYFSFYLTFPSLMQFCENLQFFDYKQVESLRKFAIQTISETFTKEFQFLYEENRKTIPKQSKDEIGKRRLKNTALYYLLHHPKKSFESLAISQQRDAKHMSEEIFALRSLIEIGSKEKDQAISLFYDHWKQDALVLDVWFAAQVATGENHISDLERLEKHTKFNLKNPNKVRSLYFSFARNPLSFHEQEGKGYVVIAERIKQLNGINPQIAAGLTKLFSQSSKQIGNLPRIAKRELEGIQNLPQISKDLGEVVGKIIKSL, from the coding sequence ATGACTTCATCCTCTGTATCTACTGTTCATAAAATAGAAGATTATTCACCCTGCCTTTGGTTCACCCCAAAGGTTCATTTGCGCTTCGATTTGGACCCTCACCTCACTGTGGTCAGAGCCGATTACGAGGTAAAGTCCAATGGAACGAAAATTTCTCCCTTATTTTTGAATGGGGAAAATTTGGAATTTTTATCCCTGCGAGTGAATGGAAGGGTTGTTGACCCTTCCGAATATAAAATCACCGATTTGGGTTTAGAACTCTTGGAACCACCAGGTGAGGTTTTCCAACTCACGGTTGAAAACCGCATTTGCCCCAACCAAAATACGAGTTTAGAAGGATTGTACCAATCTGGCTCAATGTTGTGTACACAAAACGAACCGGAAGGTTTTCGTAAGATTGTTTATTCCATTGATCGCCCAGACAATATGATGCAGTTTACCGTTACCATTGCTGGTGATCCGAGTTATTTCCCTGTTATGTTGTCGAATGGAAATTTAAAAGAAGAACACCCTCCAGTCAATGGCAAAAGAGTAGTGGTTTGGGAGGATCCATACCCTAAACCAACGTATTTGTTTGCTCTTGTTGCGGGAGAATTAATCGAAACAAAAGATGAGTTTGTTACCAAATCAGGAAGGATTGTCACACTCAAAATTTTTGTCGAAAAAGGAAATGAAGAAAAAGTCAGTTTTGCATTTGAATCCTTAAAACAAGCGATGAAGTGGGATGAGGATACCTTTGGATTAGAGTATGATTTAGATTTATTTATGATTGTCGCCGTGGAAGATTTTAACATGGGAGCGATGGAAAATAAAGGTTTAAATCTTTTTAACGCAAAACTCGTACTAGCTGATAAAAAATCGGCAACAGATGAAACCTTTGAATCAATCATGGCTGTGATTGGTCATGAATACTTTCATAATTGGACTGGGAATCGTGTTACTTTACGGAACTGGTTCAATTTAACCTTAAAAGAAGGTCTTACCGTATTTCGCGACCAATGGTTTACGGAAGACATGACTGACCCCGCCGTCAAACGCATCAAAGACATTTTGTTTTTGAAAGAACACCAATTCCCTGAAGACCAAGGTCCTATGGCTCATCCCATCATACCAAAATCATACACAGAAATGAATAATTTTTATACAGTGACAGTGTATGAAAAAGGGGCAGAAGTCATACGTCTGGTTTCTCAAATCCTTGGAAGAGAGGTATTTAAAAAAGGCCTACAGGATTACCTCACTCGTTTTGATGGCCAAGGTGTCACTTTTGAAGAATTTATCTCCAGTATGGAAAGAGCATACGGCAAACCAATTCCTTATATACGCAATTGGTACCACCGAAGTGGGACTCCTATTTTAAATGTGAAGGAATCATTTGACCAAAAGAATCAAGAATGGGTGTATCAACTTAAGGATTACACGGATACAAATTTACCTCTAGTGTTTGTCAATTCTTACGCAGCGTTTGATTCGAATGGAAAATTGATTACTGAAAACAAACGAATCCAAGAAGGAACTCTAGATGAAATCAGAATTAAAACGCCAAAAGATTCCGAATCTAAACCAATTGTTTCTTTTTTTCGAGGGATGTCGAGTCCAGTTCTTTTAAAATCAGAAATGACAAAAGAAGAGATCCGAATTTTGGCAGAACATGAGCCAGATGGAGTCTCCAGGTTTTTTTCCTTTCAAAACCTTATTTTTTTATGGATGTCTGAAAGCTTAAAGGATGAAAACAAAAAAGAGAACCTAACCGAAGTTTTAGAGATCATTCAATCGAGTTTCAAAAAAGATTGGGACAAAACTTATTTTAGCTTTTACTTAACCTTTCCTTCATTGATGCAATTTTGTGAAAACCTTCAATTTTTTGATTATAAACAAGTGGAATCCCTTCGGAAATTTGCCATCCAAACAATCTCAGAAACCTTTACAAAAGAATTCCAGTTTTTGTATGAAGAAAATCGTAAAACAATTCCAAAACAATCTAAAGATGAAATTGGAAAACGAAGATTAAAAAATACAGCACTTTACTATTTGTTACACCATCCAAAAAAATCGTTTGAAAGCCTTGCCATTTCACAACAAAGAGATGCAAAACATATGAGTGAAGAAATTTTTGCTCTTCGAAGCCTAATTGAAATTGGGTCCAAAGAAAAAGATCAGGCGATTTCACTCTTTTATGATCATTGGAAACAGGATGCCTTGGTATTAGATGTTTGGTTTGCAGCACAAGTGGCCACTGGTGAAAACCATATTTCTGACTTGGAACGTTTGGAAAAACATACCAAATTTAATCTCAAAAATCCAAATAAGGTAAGATCTTTGTATTTTAGTTTTGCGAGAAATCCATTGTCTTTTCATGAACAAGAGGGGAAAGGGTATGTGGTCATTGCAGAACGAATCAAACAATTGAACGGAATCAATCCTCAAATTGCGGCGGGACTTACAAAATTGTTTTCACAAAGTTCCAAACAAATTGGGAATTTACCAAGGATCGCCAAAAGAGAGTTAGAGGGAATCCAAAACCTCCCCCAAATATCAAAAGATTTAGGAGAGGTAGTGGGGAAAATCATCAAATCCCTTTAG
- a CDS encoding RNA recognition motif domain-containing protein gives MVSNKIYVGNLKFSLKEENIRQIFSVYGVIQDLKMIHDRETGNFRGFAFITYANPSEAEEAVAQMNGQPVDGRNLKVTFAEDKRKEKQN, from the coding sequence ATGGTTTCAAATAAAATTTATGTAGGGAATTTAAAATTTTCCCTCAAGGAAGAGAATATCCGGCAAATTTTTTCAGTGTATGGAGTGATCCAAGATTTGAAAATGATACATGATCGTGAGACCGGTAATTTTAGAGGGTTTGCCTTTATCACTTATGCAAATCCAAGTGAAGCGGAGGAAGCAGTGGCTCAAATGAATGGCCAACCTGTGGATGGTCGCAATCTAAAAGTTACGTTCGCCGAGGACAAAAGAAAAGAAAAACAGAACTAA
- a CDS encoding EAL domain-containing response regulator, which translates to MNEKPYILCIDDEFFILWNLKEQLKKVFGSGFTIETAESAETAKEIMKEIDGSGADLAVVICDHVMPGQKGDEFLIEMQKTHPRTKKIMLTGQAPAQAIGNALNHGCLYRYLSKPWDAHDLELTIKQAIDAFFQEKSLEEKNKELADSLYFHRDTKFPNFESLAKELKNNNISNTNQSILLIKIVTFPTIIKTFGIEVYRKIFRKLLQLLTVHLQNEHKVFHLYSDEIAILSNLTEQALVDTIRSFRMMLKSDEFFLDGVGFHLDCRYASATGQEDCYYKAKLALFQAEIQNSMDFVSYTEDLSTDHHLQNFQLSQKIHSAISNKQIVPYFQGILNNQTKEIRKFECLARIKDRDTILTPDVFLKLAKVTGSIRMIGLQMIDESMQYFSNFTYDFSINLTESELEYKSFSKWVESRLSHYKIDPTRVTFEILEDISFSEHKHSLSTIKDLKSIGCQIAIDDFGVQYSNLARLLEFNPDYLKIDGKFIKNLPENKTAYLLVQGIVDLARGIGAKVVAEFVDRPAIQDLVESLGIDYSQGYLFMKPSASIPESASLKL; encoded by the coding sequence TTGAACGAAAAACCTTACATCTTATGCATTGATGATGAATTCTTTATCCTCTGGAACCTGAAAGAACAACTGAAGAAAGTCTTTGGTTCAGGGTTTACCATAGAAACTGCTGAAAGTGCAGAAACTGCCAAAGAAATTATGAAAGAAATTGATGGCAGTGGAGCTGATTTAGCGGTTGTCATCTGCGACCATGTGATGCCAGGCCAAAAAGGTGATGAATTTCTAATCGAAATGCAAAAAACCCATCCCCGTACAAAAAAAATCATGTTAACGGGACAGGCTCCTGCGCAGGCCATAGGGAATGCACTCAATCATGGATGTTTGTACCGATACTTATCCAAACCATGGGATGCACATGATTTGGAACTCACCATCAAACAGGCAATCGACGCTTTTTTCCAGGAAAAATCTTTGGAAGAAAAAAACAAAGAATTAGCTGATTCTTTGTATTTCCACCGTGATACAAAATTTCCAAATTTTGAATCCCTAGCAAAAGAACTCAAAAACAATAATATTTCGAATACAAACCAATCGATTTTACTCATCAAAATTGTAACCTTCCCAACAATCATCAAAACCTTTGGGATCGAAGTTTACCGAAAGATCTTTCGTAAATTATTACAACTACTCACAGTACATTTACAAAATGAACATAAGGTATTCCATCTGTATTCGGATGAAATTGCCATTCTTTCCAATCTCACCGAACAAGCACTAGTTGACACGATCCGTAGTTTCCGAATGATGCTCAAATCAGATGAATTTTTTTTAGATGGAGTCGGTTTCCATTTGGACTGCCGGTATGCATCAGCCACAGGACAAGAAGATTGTTACTACAAAGCAAAACTAGCCCTGTTCCAAGCAGAAATACAAAACTCAATGGATTTTGTATCCTATACTGAAGATTTATCAACAGACCACCACTTACAGAACTTTCAACTCAGCCAAAAAATACATTCTGCCATTTCCAATAAACAAATTGTTCCTTATTTCCAAGGAATTTTGAACAACCAAACAAAGGAAATACGAAAGTTTGAATGTTTAGCAAGGATTAAAGACCGAGATACAATTTTAACCCCAGATGTTTTTTTGAAATTAGCAAAAGTTACGGGAAGCATACGTATGATTGGTTTACAAATGATTGATGAGTCGATGCAGTATTTTTCCAATTTCACTTATGATTTTTCGATCAATTTAACCGAATCAGAATTAGAATATAAAAGTTTTAGCAAATGGGTAGAATCAAGGCTCTCCCATTATAAAATAGATCCTACACGAGTGACCTTTGAGATCTTAGAAGACATCAGTTTTTCTGAACACAAACATAGTTTATCTACCATCAAGGATTTAAAATCGATAGGTTGCCAAATTGCAATCGACGATTTTGGTGTACAATATTCTAACTTAGCAAGGTTATTGGAATTTAACCCTGATTATTTAAAAATTGATGGTAAGTTCATTAAAAATCTACCTGAAAACAAAACAGCATACTTATTAGTACAAGGAATCGTAGACTTAGCACGAGGAATTGGCGCAAAAGTAGTTGCCGAATTTGTAGATCGCCCCGCCATACAAGATTTAGTTGAGTCCTTGGGAATTGATTATTCCCAAGGGTATTTGTTTATGAAACCTTCAGCTTCTATTCCAGAATCTGCTAGTCTCAAATTATAA
- a CDS encoding APC family permease, whose translation MDQISLDRDAEQLKSLGLKSEFERSMSFWENFSLGFTYLSPVVGVYSVFALAIQAGGPPMIWNYLLVGLGQFLVCLVFGEVVSQYPISGGIYPWSLRLVGDKFAWMAAWVYAWALFTSVAAVAVGGAPFLGNLLGVELGNTGFIWIAIGMILISTLLNLSGTKLLAQVAFFGFFCELVGAILVGGYLLFFAKVNSISILWNTFSFGSGVDYFPAFLASSVAAMFCYYGFEACGDVAEETPNASSAIPKSMRMTIYIGGGAAIFICLALLLALPNVEKAISGEDSDPVTTTLTTAMGMTGYRLVIVVVMISFLSCLLSLQAAASRLLFSFARDGMIFGSQYLNHLSKKGKVPTKALIITGIIPIIITSIGHWLQDTVTTIISFASCGIYVAFQMVVFGALYARFKGWKPQGSFTLGKYGYGINVLALVYGIIAVSNMVWPRSPEEPWFINYGMIFTSLVVVTTGLFYLLLAKPHIRKKYAKSI comes from the coding sequence ATGGACCAGATATCCCTAGACCGAGATGCCGAACAATTAAAAAGCCTCGGATTAAAATCAGAATTTGAACGGAGTATGAGTTTTTGGGAAAACTTTTCCCTCGGTTTTACATATCTGTCCCCCGTTGTGGGTGTATACTCCGTATTTGCCCTAGCCATCCAAGCAGGTGGACCACCGATGATTTGGAACTATCTCTTAGTAGGACTCGGTCAATTTTTAGTTTGTTTGGTTTTTGGTGAGGTGGTATCCCAATACCCAATCTCTGGGGGGATTTACCCTTGGTCACTCCGGCTTGTTGGAGATAAATTTGCTTGGATGGCCGCGTGGGTTTATGCTTGGGCTTTGTTTACATCCGTTGCAGCGGTCGCCGTTGGTGGTGCCCCTTTTCTAGGTAACCTACTCGGAGTGGAACTAGGTAATACTGGTTTTATTTGGATTGCAATTGGTATGATCTTAATCTCCACCTTACTTAATTTAAGTGGAACTAAGTTATTAGCACAGGTTGCCTTTTTTGGTTTTTTCTGTGAACTAGTAGGCGCTATCCTTGTTGGGGGTTATTTACTGTTTTTTGCAAAAGTAAATTCTATTTCTATTTTATGGAATACGTTTTCTTTCGGAAGTGGCGTGGATTATTTCCCTGCATTTCTTGCATCTTCAGTTGCCGCTATGTTTTGTTATTATGGATTTGAAGCGTGTGGAGATGTGGCTGAAGAAACACCAAATGCAAGTTCAGCGATTCCTAAGTCCATGCGTATGACAATTTATATTGGAGGTGGTGCTGCCATTTTCATTTGTTTGGCCCTACTTTTAGCACTACCCAATGTGGAAAAAGCAATATCGGGAGAAGATTCTGATCCTGTTACCACCACACTCACAACTGCTATGGGAATGACCGGTTATCGATTGGTTATCGTTGTGGTGATGATTTCCTTTTTATCCTGTTTACTGAGTTTACAAGCTGCGGCGAGTCGATTGTTATTTTCATTTGCAAGAGATGGAATGATATTTGGTAGCCAATATTTAAACCATCTATCCAAAAAAGGTAAAGTTCCGACAAAAGCTCTGATCATCACGGGGATTATACCCATCATCATCACGAGCATTGGACACTGGTTACAAGATACAGTCACAACCATCATCAGTTTTGCATCCTGTGGAATTTATGTTGCGTTTCAAATGGTTGTCTTTGGAGCTTTATATGCCAGGTTCAAAGGATGGAAACCACAAGGTTCTTTTACGTTAGGAAAGTATGGTTATGGAATTAACGTACTTGCCTTGGTTTATGGAATCATTGCCGTTTCCAATATGGT